In Prunus dulcis chromosome 2, ALMONDv2, whole genome shotgun sequence, a single genomic region encodes these proteins:
- the LOC117620361 gene encoding protein GRAVITROPIC IN THE LIGHT 1 codes for MTEMDDGSSRPPQISEMFQKFALAFKTKTFEFFAEEEAEDSDSLALLDSAEEVITDQKVVVIKPDGAAADHMDSQLQITPKKPNLSETQVKKPELAAVTRSLSRTQIRPINTQMTQTLLSSIFATVSSFEASYLQLQTAHVPFVEENLKAADRALISHLQRLSEFKHFYRDFCTSSNFGSDIPIGSCLEAQVQENQSKLRTLGTMSNRLQTEIDQKDNEVMALRKKLGEIQKSNLKLSKRLSATLNSPCEVLLSVRVFDSVLHDACRLTHRFTKILVTLMEKAGWDLDLAANLVHPDIEYVKKAHNRYAFLSYVCLGMFKGFDSKGFGLDESEMLCNGHGPELDKNKASLKQLLEHASSNPMELLSRNQNCEFSRFCESKYQEIIHPTVESSIFSNLDRNQVVLSSWRSLSVFYDSFVSMASSIWMLQKLAYSFDPAVEIFQVERGIDFSMVYMEDVTRRLLLPGTTRMKVGFTVVPGFKIGRTVIQSQVYLSGLKCTE; via the coding sequence atgacagaAATGGATGATGGCTCTTCGAGACCTCCACAAATCTCTGAAATGTTTCAGAAATTCGCTCTCGCTTTCAAGACCAAAACTTTCGAGTTCTTTGCTGAAGAGGAAGCTGAGGACTCCGATAGCTTAGCACTTCTCGACTCTGCTGAAGAGGTCATCACAGACCAGAAGGTCGTCGTCATCAAACCAGACGGAGCAGCGGCGGACCACATGGACTCACAGCTACAAATTACACCGAAGAAGCCTAATTTGAGCGAAACCCAAGTGAAGAAACCAGAGCTTGCGGCGGTTACAAGGTCTTTGAGCAGAACCCAGATCAGACCTATCAATACCCAGATGACCCAGACTCTGCTTTCGTCGATTTTTGCTACGGTTTCGTCGTTTGAAGCTTCGTACCTTCAATTACAGACTGCCCATGTGccttttgttgaagaaaatcTCAAGGCAGCTGATCGAGCTCTGATCTCTCACCTTCAGAGGCTCTCAGAATTCAAGCATTTTTATAGAGATTTTTGTACAAGTTCTAATTTTGGTTCTGATATTCCAATTGGGTCTTGCTTGGAAGCTCAGGTGCAAGAGAATCAGAGCAAGCTTAGGACTTTGGGAACCATGTCCAACAGGTTACAGACAGAGATTGATCAAAAAGACAATGAAGTTATGGCTCTGAGGAAAAAATTGGGTGAGATTCAAAAGTCTAATTTGAAACTATCTAAGAGGTTATCTGCTACTTTGAATTCTCCTTGTGAAGTTTTGTTGTCCGTTAGAGTCTTTGATTCGGTTCTACATGATGCTTGTAGATTAACACACAGATTTACTAAAATTTTGGTAACTTTGATGGAGAAAGCTGGGTGGGATTTAGATTTGGCTGCTAATTTAGTTCATCCTGATATTGAGTATGTTAAAAAAGCGCATAACCGGTATGCTTTCTTGTCATATGTTTGTTTGGGAATGTTCAAAGGTTTTGATTCAAAAGGTTTTGGTTTAGATGAGAGTGAAATGTTGTGTAATGGGCATGGTCCGGAGTTGGATAAGAATAAGGCTTCTTTGAAGCAATTACTTGAGCACGCGTCAAGCAATCCAATGGAGTTGTTAAGTAGGAATCAAAACTGTGAATTTTCAAGATTTTGTGAGAGCAAGTATCAAGAGATTATCCACCCCACCGTGGAATCTTCAATTTTTAGTAATTTGGATAGAAACCAAGTTGTGTTGAGTTCATGGAGGTCTTTGAGTGTATTCTATGATTCATTCGTTAGCATGGCTAGCTCGATATGGATGCTCCAAAAGTTGGCCTACTCCTTTGATCCAGCGGTTGAGATATTCCAAGTGGAAAGAGGCATAGATTTTTCGATGGTATATATGGAAGATGTCACTAGGAGATTGTTGTTGCCAGGTACAACCAGGATGAAAGTTGGGTTTACAGTGGTTCCGGGTTTTAAGATTGGAAGGACAGTAATTCAATCCCAGGTTTATTTAAGTGGCCTGAAATGTACAGAGTAG